One Salvia splendens isolate huo1 chromosome 12, SspV2, whole genome shotgun sequence genomic window carries:
- the LOC121757131 gene encoding E3 ubiquitin-protein ligase UPL1-like isoform X2, with amino-acid sequence MKLKRRRALEVPLKIKSFINNVTAAPLEKIEEPLKSFSWEFDKGDFHHWVDLFNHFDTFFEKFIKPRKDLQLEENFLESDPPFPRDSVLQILRVIRVILENCTNKHFYSSYEHHLSSLLASTDADVVEACLQTLAAFLKKSIGKYIIRDVSLNSRLFSFAQGWGGKEEGLGLIPCALQHISDPIALELGSTLHFEFYSVNEEASVEPTSTEQKTRGLQVIHMPDVNASKESNLELLNKLVVDCKVPHNLRFSLLTRLRFARAFSSLEARQQYTCIRLYAFVVLVQACSDTDDLVSFFNAEPEFINELVTMLSYEDVVPEKIRILSLLSLVALCQDRSRQPTVLTAVTSGGHRGILSSLMQKAIGSVVNNSSKWSVVFAEALLSLVTVLVSSSSGCSAMREAGFIPTLLPLLKDTDPQHLHLVSTAVHVLEAFMDYSNPAAALFRDLGGLDDTISRLMVEVSHVENGIKQQSTSGDLESSEYGGSEIGTSASAELDSLQPLYSEALVSYHRRLLMKALLRAISLGTYAPGTTARMYGTEESLLPHCLCIIFKRAKDFGGGVFSLAATVMSDVIHKDPTCFSILEAAGLPSAFMDAIMDGVLCSAEAITCIPQCLDALCLNNNGLQAVKDRNALRCFVRVFTSKQYLRALAADTSGSLSNGLDELMRHASSLRGPGVDMLIEVLTKIAKIGSGLDSAYPSTECPSSSQPVPMETEPDNKDVVSADDRDPSKPGSSEPFSELAPDSSLSNIESFLPDCISNAARLLETILQNSDTCRIFVEKKGIECVLELFSLPLLPPSVSLGQSVAVAFKNFSAQHSASLARAVCSFLREHLKSTDELLSSIKGSHLAQVEVSQRVKILKSLSTLEGILSLSNSLLKGATTIVSELGSADADVLKDLGKAYREILWQVSLCCELKVEEKRNVEVEPENADTGPSNVAGRESDDDANIPSIRYMNPVSIRNSSHPQWGVERDFLSVVRSSEVFSRRTRHGIARLRGGRTGRQFEALQIDPEAGASSTEAQPHGTKKKSPEVLVSDNLNKLASTMRSFFTALVKAFTLPNRRRTETGSLSSASKSIGTALAKVFLEALGFPDPNSGVDISLSVKCRYLGKVVDDMVALTFDSRRRTCYTAMINKFYVHGTFKELLTTFDATSQLLWNVPYAISTSGAEHEKSADGRKLSQSSWLLDTLQSYCRELEYFVNSGLLLSSTSASQAQLLVQPVVVGLSIGLFPVPRDPEAFVRMLQSQVLDVILPVWTHPMFPNCSPGFITSIISLITHVYNGVSDAKQNRNGLPGTASQRFMPPPPDEATIATIVEMGFSRARAEEALRRVETNSVEMAMEWLFSHAEDPVQEDDELARALALSLGNSAETHKVDGADKSSDASAEEGQAKPPPVDYILAVAMKLFQGCDSMAFPLTDLLGTLCNRSKGEDRSKVISYIVQQLKLCPLDFSKDSCALGMISHTLALLLSEDGSTREIAAQNGIVSIAVDILINFMERTEVPQELLFPKCISALLLILDDLVQSRPKISGDTDEATVPGALSGLSGNQAPSEAIKENSLPADECKDEPAKDSPAFEKLLGKPTGYLTMEESHKVLGIACDLIKRHVPPIIMQAVLQLCARLTKSHALAVQFLESGGMIALFSLPRSCFFPGYDTLASAIVRHLLEDPQTLQTAMELEIRQTLSGSRHGGRILARTFLTSMAPVISRDPEIFMRAVAAVCQLETSGGRYIIVLSKDKEKKASSFDTGVSTNECIRLTENKVDGSIKSSKAHKKVSANLTQVIDHLLEIVSTYPPYHGDDDWAGHASAMDIDEPANKVKGKLKVNETVKIGTDSQSEKSAALSKVTFVLKLLSDIVLMYVHVVGVILKRDLEMCQQRGASHIECPGQGGIVHHVLHRLLPLAIDKSAGPDEWRDKLSEKASWFLVVLAGRSSEGRRRVVNELVKALSLFTNVDSNSSSSSLLPDKKVFAFVDLVYSILSKNSSAANLPGSGCSPDIAKSMIDGGIVHCLSGILQVNDLDHPDAPKVVNLILKSLESLTRAANASEQISRADTLSRKKVNGPNGRSDSQGVGATASQQLQSSAENRSSEQGLSGNASSEAVLPDNSRDNGDQNANPNQSEEQEMRIEDPTTDTPLDLGDDYMREDMEESGALPNGEQIEMSFHVENRGDDDMNEEDDMGDDGEDDDDGEDEDEDIAEDGTGLMSLADTDVEDHDDTGLGDDYNDMVDDEDDDFHENRVIEVRWREALDGLDHLQVLGQPGAGGGLIDVSAEAFEGVNVDDFFGIRRSFGFERRRQANRTSYERSVTEGNGLQHPLLSRPSNSGDLFSMWSSAGNSSRDAEGLSAADFSVGLESLRGSGRRGPGDGRWTDDGQPQGGGQAAAIAQAVEEQFVSQLSNTGPAESASERLSQNQVLPERQEGDPVVATDNQLAIEEVNPDIVAEQAGYRHQAIEVQPSDIGLDIMETGDGNAIGTEPLETPGSVAQDVVPFDRTSSGVVPSQAEDFDRSPGPDSQSSCHAILVGEPDMAGPGSHASSVPESADVDMNNATDVERDQVGSGLPPSGASLEEPSTQLVAQDAGQTDEASLNGEASNANAIDPTFLEALPEDLRAEVLASQQAQSAPAPTYAPPRVEDIDPEFLAALPPDIQAEVLAQQRAQRIAQQSEGQPVDMDNASIIATFPADLREEVLLTSSEALLSALPSPLLAEAQMLRDRAMSHYHARSLFGSSQRLNTRGNRFGFDRQTVMDRGVGVNIGRRASSVSENLKLNELEGEPLLDANGLKALIRLLRLAQPLGKGLLQRLLLNLCSHNDTRAILVRLLLDMIKPETVSIMGAVTSMNTQRLYGCQSDVVYGRSQLCDGVPPLVLRRVLEILTYLATNHSGVASLLFHFESSTIPDFAHTNQSEGKNAKGKEKITAGEHHVYVSESSENKDVPLILLLRLLSEPLFLRSIAHLEQVMGLLQVVVYAAASKVDIQINTEETAPPAENPPGNETTTETRTDSHVSLVESSQLDQSASASKSDGQRSIRTYDIFLLLPHSDLQNLCALLGHEGLSDKVYTLAGDVLRKLASVAAAHRKFFVVELSELAHRLSSSAANELITLRDTHMLGLSAGSMAGAAVLRVLQILSSLTSVGDDSDSDKAKERNASDKERVNDEEQEEHATMWKLNVALEPLWEELSESISSMESELNQSPQSSVASNISMGDHIQGSSSASPPLPPGTQRLLPFVEGFFVLCEKLQANSSILQQDQSNVTAREVKESGGSSVPSSIKSVDAYRIFDGSVTFVRFAEKHRRLLNAFVRQNPGLLEKSLSMLLKAPRLIDFDNKRAYFRSRIRQQHDQHLSGPLRISVRRAYILEDSYNQLRMRPNQDLKGRLNVHFQGEEGIDAGGLTREWYQLLSRVIFDKGALLFTTVGNNSTFQPNPNSVYQTEHLSYFRFIGRVVAKALFDGQLLDVYFTRSFYKHILGVKVTYHDIEAVDPDYYKNLKWMLENDVSDIPDLTFSMDADEEKHILYEKTEVTDYELKPGGRNTRVTEETKHEYVDLVADHILTNAIRPQISSFLDGFNELVPRELISIFNDKELELLISGLPEIDLADLKANTEYTGYTSASNVVQWFWEVVEAFNKEDMARLLQFVTGTSKVPLEGFKALQGISGPQKFQIHKAYGAPERLPSAHTCFNQLDLPEYSSKEQLQERLLLAIHEASEGFGFG; translated from the exons ATGAAGTTGAAGCGGAGAAGGGCGCTTGAAGTG CCTTTGAAGATTAAATCCTTTATCAACAATGTGACTGCTGCACCCCTTGAGAAAATAGAGGAACCGCTTAAAAGTTTTTCTTGGGAATTTGACAAG GGAGATTTCCATCATTGGGTCGACTTGTTTAATCACTTCGACACCTTTTTTGAGAAATTCATTAAACCAAGGAAGGATTTGCAACTTGAGGAGAACTTTTTAGAATCAGATCCACCTTTTCCACGGGATTCCGTTCTTCAGATTCTCCGTGTCATAAGAGTGATATTAGAAAACTGCACTAATAAGCATTTCTACAGCTCTTATGAG CATCACTTGTCATCTCTTCTTGCTTCCACCGATGCAGATGTCGTGGAGGCTTGTCTGCAGACTTTGGCTGCATTTCTGAAAAAATCCATTGGAAAGTATATAATAAGGGATGTTTCACTAAATTCAAGATTATTTTCCTTTGCTCAGGGATGGGGGGGTAAAGAAGAAGGTCTTGGATTGATTCCATGTGCTTTACAGCATATATCTGACCCTATTGCTCTTGAGTTGGGTAGCACTCTGCATTTTGAATTTTATTCTGTGAATGAAGAAGCTTCAGTTGAACCTACTTCTACAGAACAGAAAACAAGGGGTTTACAAGTTATACACATGCCTGATGTGAATGCAAGCAAAGAGTCTAATCTTGAACTTCTGAATAAATTAGTTGTAGATTGTAAAGTTCCCCATAACTTGAGATTTTCTCTTTTGACAAGGTTGAGGTTTGCTAGGGCTTTCAGCTCCCTAGAAGCAAGGCAGCAATATACTTGTATCCGCCTCTATGCCTTTGTGGTTCTTGTTCAAGCATGCAGTGATACTGATGACCTTGTTTCTTTCTTCAATGCTGAGCCAGAGTTCATCAATGAATTGGTTACTATGTTAAGCTATGAAGATGTAGTTCCAGAAAAGATTCGAATTTTAAGTCTTCTTTCCCTGGTTGCTCTTTGTCAAGATAGGTCACGTCAGCCTACTGTACTGACAGCTGTGACATCTGGTGGACATCGTGGCATTCTCTCCAGCCTTATGCAAAAGGCAATTGGCTCAGTTGTAAATAATTCATCAAAGTGGTCTGTTGTTTTTGCTGAGGCTCTGTTGTCTCTAGTTACAGTTTTGGTATCATCTTCATCAGGTTGCTCAGCCATGCGTGAAGCTGGATTTATCCCCACTCTTCTACCTCTATTAAAAGATACTGACCCTCAGCATTTGCATTTGGTTAGCACAGCTGTACATGTTTTGGAAGCCTTCATGGATTACAGCAATCCAGCTGCTGCTCTTTTTCGGGACTTGGGAGGCCTTGATGATACCATTTCACGTCTAATGGTAGAAGTATCTCATGTTGAAAATGGTATAAAGCAACAAAGTACTTCTGGAGACCTTGAAAGTTCGGAGTATGGTGGTTCTGAGATAGGTACAAGTGCTTCTGCTGAGCTTGATAGTCTGCAGCCTCTTTACTCCGAGGCACTGGTTTCCTATCACCGCCGGCTGTTGATGAAAGCCTTATTGCGTGCTATATCACTTGGAACTTATGCTCCTGGAACAACAGCTCGTATGTATGGTACAGAAGAGAGCTTGTTGCCGCATTGCTTGTGTATAATATTCAAACGGGCTAAAGATTTTGGTGGGGGTGTATTTTCACTTGCAGCTACTGTAATGAGTGATGTAATTCACAAAGATCCTACCTGTTTTTCTATCCTAGAAGCAGCAGGTCTTCCTTCTGCCTTTATGGATGCCATAATGGATGGTGTTCTTTGCTCGGCTGAGGCTATTACTTGCATACCACAGTGTCTTGATGCATTGTGTTTGAACAACAACGGTCTTCAGGCTGTGAAAGACCGCAATGCTCTGAGGTGCTTCGTAAGAGTCTTCACTTCCAAACAGTACCTGCGAGCTCTCGCTGCTGATACATCTGGTTCCTTATCAAATGGCCTGGATGAACTCATGCGACATGCTTCCTCTTTGCGGGGACCGGGTGTAGACATGCTGATTGAGGTATTGACAAAAATTGCTAAAATAGGATCTGGACTTGACTCGGCATATCCATCTACAGAATGCCCAAGCAGCTCTCAACCTGTTCCAATGGAAACTGAACCTGATAACAAAGATGTGGTTTCTGCTGATGACAGAGATCCATCCAAGCCTGGAAGTTCTGAGCCATTTTCAGAGTTGGCCCCTGATTCATCATTATCAAATATTGAATCATTTTTGCCTGATTGTATAAGCAATGCTGCTCGTCTTCTAGAAACAATTCTTCAGAATTCTGATACTTGCCGTATATTCGTTGAGAAGAAGGGAATTGAATGTGTCCTGGAATTGTTTTCTTTACCTCTGTTGCCTCCTTCAGTATCTCTCGGTCAAAGTGTAGCTGTTGCTTTTAAAAATTTCTCTGCTCAACATTCTGCTTCACTTGCTCGTGCAGTATGTTCTTTCCTAAGGGAACATTTGAAGTCAACAGATGAACTTTTGAGTTCAATTAAGGGATCCCACCTTGCTCAGGTGGAAGTTTCTCAGAGAGTAAAGATCTTGAAGAGCCTCTCTACTTTGGAAGGAATCTTATCTCTTTCCAATTCTTTGTTAAAAGGAGCAACCACCATTGTTTCTGAACTAGGTTCTGCAGATGCAGATGTATTGAAAGACCTTGGGAAAGCTTATAGGGAAATTCTGTGGCAAGTATCTCTATGCTGTGAGTTGAAGGTGGAGGAGAAACGAAATGTCGAAGTGGAGCCTGAAAATGCAGATACTGGCCCATCTAATGTTGCTGGAAGGGAGAGTGATGATGATGCTAATATTCCATCTATTAGATACATGAATCCTGTGTCAATCAGAAATAGTTCTCACCCACAGTGGGGAGTCGAACGTGACTTCTTATCTGTGGTCCGCTCAAGTGAGGTTTTCAGTCGCCGCACTCGACATGGTATTGCTCGTCTTCGTGGTGGTAGGACCGGTAGGCAGTTCGAAGCCTTACAAATTGATCCTGAAGCTGGAGCGAGTAGTACCGAGGCTCAGCCCCATGGAACAAAGAAGAAAAGTCCAGAAGTACTGGTCTCAGATAACCTTAATAAGCTTGCTTCAACCATGCGATCTTTCTTCACCGCACTTGTGAAAgcttttactttaccaaatcGTCGGAGGACTGAAACTGGATCCTTAAGTTCTGCTTCAAAGAGTATTGGAACAGCCCTAGCGAAAGTTTTTCTTGAGGCCCTGGGTTTTCCGGATCCCAACTCCGGGGTTGATATCTCATTGTCTGTCAAGTGTCGCTATCTAGGAAAGGTTGTTGACGACATGGTTGCTCTCACATTTGATAGCAGGCGGCGAACTTGTTACACTGCAATGATTAACAAATTTTATGTCCATGGTACCTTCAAGGAGCTTCTTACAACATTTGACGCAACGAGTCAGCTGTTGTGGAATGTTCCTTATGCAATTTCCACATCAGGTGCGGAGCATGAGAAGAGTGCTGATGGGAGGAAACTTTCTCAGAGTTCGTGGCTCCTTGATACGTTGCAGAGTTATTGTCGAGAGCTTGAGTATTTTGTAAATTCTGGGCTTCTATTGTCATCAACATCAGCATCCCAGGCTCAGCTTCTTGTTCAGCCTGTTGTGGTTGGTCTATCCATTGGGCTGTTCCCTGTTCCCAGGGACCCAGAAGCCTTTGTTCGCATGTTGCAGTCGCAAGTTCTGGATGTGATACTTCCTGTCTGGACCCACCCAATGTTTCCCAATTGTAGTCCTGGTTTCATCACCTCCATCATTTCCCTAATCACTCATGTATACAATGGTGTTAGTGATGCAAAACAAAATCGCAATGGATTACCTGGAACAGCGAGCCAACGGTTCATGCCGCCTCCACCGGATGAGGCTACAATTGCTACTATTGTTGAAATGGGGTTTTCCAGAGCAAGGGCTGAGGAGGCACTTAGACGAGTGGAAACAAATAGTGTTGAGATGGCAATGGAATGGTTGTTTAGTCATGCTGAAGATCCTGTGCAAGAGGATGATGAGCTAGCTCGTGCCCTGGCCTTATCCCTAGGAAATTCTGCAGAAACGCATAAAGTTGACGGGGCTGATAAGTCCTCTGATGCTTCGGCTGAAGAGGGTCAGGCAAAACCCCCTCCAGTGGATTATATCCTTGCTGTGGCAATGAAATTATTTCAAGGTTGTGATTCAATGGCATTCCCCTTGACAGATTTACTGGGGACTCTTTGTAATAGGAGCAAGGGGGAAGATCGCTCAAAAGTAATTTCTTATATTGTTCAGCAGCTAAAGCTTTGCCCACTTGACTTCTCCAAAGATAGCTGTGCATTGGGTATGATTTCACATACTTTGGCATTACTTCTTTCAGAAGATGGAAGTACCCGGGAAATTGCGGCACAAAATGGGATTGTCTCAATTGCGGTAGATATCTTGATTAATTTTATGGAGAGGACAGAGGTGCCCCAAGAGCTTCTTTTCCCCAAATGCATCAGTGCATTACTTCTTATCTTGGATGATTTGGTGCAGTCTAGGCCTAAGATATCTGGTGATACTGATGAGGCAACAGTTCCTGGAGCTTTATCTGGCTTGTCAGGAAATCAAGCACCATCCGAAGCAATAAAAGAAAATTCATTACCTGCTGACGAATGTAAAGATGAACCTGCTAAGGATAGCCCTGCCTTTGAAAAACTTCTTGGAAAGCCAACGGGTTACTTGACAATGGAGGAGAGTCATAAAGTACTTGGAATTGCTTGTGACCTGATAAAAAGACATGTACCCCCAATTATTATGCAGGCCGTACTTCAGTTATGTGCTCGCTTGACAAAATCACATGCTCTGGCTGTACAATTTCTTGAAAGTGGTGGTATGATTGCCCTCTTTAGCCTTCCAAGAAGTTGTTTTTTTCCTGGGTATGACACCTTAGCATCTGCTATTGTTAGACATCTTCTAGAGGATCCTCAGACACTGCAAACAGCTATGGAATTGGAGATACGCCAAACACTGAGTGGAAGCAGACATGGAGGGCGTATATTGGCTAGAACATTTTTGACATCTATGGCACCTGTTATATCCAGAGATCCGGAGATTTTTATGAGAGCAGTGGCTGCTGTCTGTCAGTTGGAAACATCAGGAGGGAGGTACATTATAGTGCTAtctaaagataaagagaaaaaagcTTCCAGTTTTGACACTGGAGTATCTACTAATGAATGCATTAGACTAACTGAAAATAAGGTTGATGGGTCTATTAAGTCTTCCAAAGCCCACAAAAAGGTATCAGCAAATCTTACTCAAGTCATTGATCACCTACTTGAGATTGTGTCAACTTATCCTCCATACCATGGTGATGATGACTGGGCTGGGCATGCTAGTGCTATGGATATAGATGAACCAGCTAACAAAGTGAAGGGTAAATTGAAGGTTAATGAAACAGTAAAGATTGGAACAGACAGTCAGTCAGAGAAATCAGCTGCTCTTTCTAAAGTGACTTTTGTTCTGAAGCTATTGAGCGATATTGTGCTTATGTATGTTCACGTTGTCGGAGTAATCTTGAAACGAGATCTGGAAATGTGCCAACAACGTGGGGCTAGTCATATCGAATGTCCTGGACAGGGGGGCATAGTTCATCATGTTTTACATCGTCTTCTTCCCTTGGCGATAGATAAGTCTGCTGGCCCTGATGAATGGAGAGACAAGCTCTCTGAAAAAGCTTCATGGTTTTTGGTTGTATTGGCTGGCCGCTCTAGTGAGGGAAGGAGAAGGGTAGTGAATGAACTTGTAAAAGCTTTGTCTTTATTCACAAATGTTGATAGCAATTCTTCTAGTAGCAGCTTGTTACCTGATAAGAAAGTGTTTGCTTTTGTTGATTTGGTCTACTCCATTCTGTCAAAGAATTCTTCGGCTGCCAACCTTCCTGGTTCTGGGTGTTCTCCTGACATTGCCAAAAGCATGATAGATGGTGGGATTGTGCATTGCCTCTCGGGCATTCTTCAGGTAAATGACTTGGACCACCCTGATGCACCGAAAGTTGTGAATCTCATACTCAAATCTCTGGAAAGCTTGACAAGGGCTGCAAATGCTAGTGAACAAATCTCCAGGGCTGATACACTGAGTAGGAAAAAGGTAAATGGTCCAAATGGAAGGTCCGATTCACAGGGTGTTGGAGCTACAGCTTCTCAACAATTACAATCTTCTGCTGAAAATAGAAGTTCTGAACAAGGGCTTAGTGGGAATGCTAGTTCTGAAGCTGTGCTCCCAGATAATTCTCGGGATAATGGTGATCAAAATGCAAACCCAAACCAGTCGGAGGAACAAGAGATGAGGATTGAGGATCCAACTACGGACACACCTTTGGATCTTGGGGATGATTATATGCGTGAGGATATGGAGGAAAGTGGTGCATTACCCAATGGAGAGCAAATTGAGATGTCTTTTCATGTAGAAAATAGAGGAGATGATGATATGAATGAAGAAGATGACATGGGTGATGATGGTGAGGATGATGATGACGGAGAGGATGAGGATGAAGATATAGCAGAAGATGGCACTGGTTTGATGTCCTTGGCTGATACAGATGTGGAGGACCATGATGATACTGGCTTGGGTGATGACTATAATGATATGGTTGATGATGAGGATGATGATTTCCATGAAAACCGTGTAATTGAGGTTAGGTGGAGGGAAGCCCTTGATGGATTAGATCATTTGCAGGTCCTTGGACAACCTGGAGCAGGGGGAGGCCTAATTGATGTGTCAGCTGAAGCTTTTGAAGGCGTTAATGTTGATGACTTCTTTGGAATCCGTAGGTCTTTTGGGTTTGAGCGCCGTCGTCAGGCAAATAGAACATCATATGAGCGGTCAGTTACAGAAGGCAATGGTCTTCAACATCCTCTCCTTTCAAGGCCATCAAATTCCGGTGATTTGTTTTCAATGTGGTCATCTGCTGGGAATTCATCCCGGGATGCTGAAGGCCTTTCTGCTG CTGACTTTTCTGTTGGTTTAGAGTCCTTGCGCGGATCGGGCCGAAGAGGGCCAGGTGATGGCCGCTGGACTGATGATGGCCAACCCCAAGGTGGTGGTCAAGCTGCAGCAATTGCTCAAGCAGTTGAAGAGCAGTTCGTATCGCAATTAAGCAATACTGGTCCTGCTGAAAGTGCTTCTGAACGGCTTTCACAGAACCAAGTATTACCAGAAAGGCAGGAAGGTGATCCAGTTGTGGCCACTGATAATCAACTGGCAATAGAG GAAGTAAACCCAGATATTGTTGCTGAACAAGCTGGTTATCGTCATCAAGCGATTGAAGTTCAGCCAAGTGACATTGGTTTGGATATCATGGAAACTGGGGATGGAAATGCTATTGGAACAGAGCCACTGGAGACACCTGGTTCTGTGGCTCAGGATGTTGTGCCCTTTGATAGGACTTCAAGTGGTGTTGTGCCATCTCAGGCTGAGGATTTTGATAGATCCCCAGGACCAGATAGCCAGTCTAGTTGTCATGCAATATTGGTCGGTGAGCCCGATATGGCTGGTCCAGGCAGTCATGCTTCCTCTGTTCCAGAAAGTGCAGATGTCGATATGAATAATGCTACTGATGTGGAAAGAGATCAGGTGGGTTCAGGATTACCTCCATCTGGGGCCAGTCTAGAGGAACCATCAACTCAGCTGGTGGCTCAAGATGCAGGCCAGACAGATGAAGCTAGTTTGAACGGTGAGGCTTCTAATGCTAATGCCATAGATCCGACATTCTTGGAAGCACTTCCAGAAGATCTTCGTGCAGAGGTTCTTGCTTCTCAGCAAGCTCAGTCTGCTCCAGCACCTACATACGCACCTCCAAGAGTTGAAGACATTGATCCAGAGTTTTTAGCTGCGCTTCCTCCGGATATTCAAGCTGAAGTTCTTGCACAACAACGGGCACAAAGGATTGCACAGCAATCAGAAGGACAACCAGTTGACATGGACAATGCTTCAATTATTGCCACTTTTCCAGCTGATCTGCGTGAAGAG GTGCTTTTGACATCTTCAGAGGCTTTATTATCTGCATTGCCATCTCCGTTACTTGCTGAAGCACAAATGCTTAGAGACAGAGCAATGAGCCACTACCATGCTCGCAGCTTGTTTGGAAGTAGCCAGAGATTGAACACTAGGGGAAACAGGTTTGGTTTTGATAGGCAAACAGTTATGGACAGGGGTGTCGGAGTAAATATTGGAAGGAGGGCATCTTCAGTATCTGAGAACTTGAAGTTGAATGAACTTGAGGGAGAACCACTTTTGGATGCTAATGGCTTGAAAGCATTAATTCGTCTATTACGGCTGGCACAG CCTCTTGGGAAGGGTCTACTGCAGAGACTTTTATTGAACTTGTGCTCACACAATGACACAAGAGCAATACTTGTTCGACTTCTTCTTGACATGATAAAGCCTGAGACAGTGAGCATCATGGGTGCAGTGACTTCAATGAATACACAGAGGCTCTATGGTTGTCAGTCTGATGTTGTTTATGGTCGATCTCAATTATGTGATG GTGTTCCTCCACTTGTGTTGCGAAGGGTACTTGAGATTCTAACATATCTGGCTACGAATCATTCTGGTGTGGCCAGTCTTCTTTTCCACTTTGAGAGCTCAACTATTCCTGATTTTGCACACACGAACCAGTCAGAGGGGAAGAATGCAAAAGGCAAGGAAAAAATCACCGCTGGAGAGCATCATGTCTACGTTTCTGAAAGCTCAGAGAACAAGGATGTCCCTTTGATATTACTTCTGAGACTCTTAAGTGAACCACTGTTCTTACGCAGTATTGCGCACCTTGAGCAG GTCATGGGTCTACTCCAAGTGGTGGTGTATGCTGCTGCATCCAAAGtagatattcaaattaatacTGAAGAAACTGCACCTCCAGCTGAAAACCCTCCTGGAAATGAAACCACCACTGAAACTCGCACAGACTCTCATGTATCACTAGTGGAATCTAGTCAACTTGACCAAAGCGCCAGTGCTTCCAAATCAGATGGCCAGAGAAGTATTAGGACTTATGATATTTTCCTACTGTTGCCTCATTCAGATCTGCAAAATCTCTGTGCTCTTCTTGGGCATGAAGG GCTTTCAGACAAAGTTTACACACTCGCTGGTGATGTGCTGAGGAAATTGGCCTCTGTAGCTGCTGCTCATCGCAAATTTTTTGTTGTGGAGCTCTCGGAGTTAGCTCATAGATTGAGCAGCTCGGCTGCAAATGAACTTATTACACTTAGAGACACGCACATGCTGGGTTTGAGTGCTGGGTCCATGGCTGGGGCTGCTGTTCTTCGGGTTCTTCAGATTCTCAGCTCGCTCACTTCTGTTGGTGATGACAGTGACAGTGACAAGGCCAAAGAGAGGAATGCCAGTGATAAGGAAAGGGTGAATGATGAAGAACAGGAAGAACATGCTACAATGTGGAAGTTAAATGTGGCTTTGGAGCCACTATGGGAAGAACTAAGTGAGTCCATTAGttcaatggaatcggagttaaATCAGAGCCCCCAGTCTTCAGTTGCCTCAAACATTAGCATGGGTGACCATATACAGGGTTCTTCTTCAGCGTCTCCTCCTCTTCCGCCTGGAACTCAGAGACTCCTACCTTTCGTTGAGGGGTTTTTTGTTCTATGTGAAAAATTGCAGGCAAACAGTTCAATATTGCAGCAAGATCAATCCAATGTGACTGCAAGAGAAGTGAAAGAGTCTGGTGGGAGTTCAGTTCCGTCATCTATTAAAAGTGTGGATGCTTACAGGATATTTGATGGATCTGTCACATTTGTGAGGTTTGCTGAGAAGCACCGACGCCTTCTTAATGCTTTTGTGAGGCAGAATCCTGGTTTATTGGAAAAATCACTCTCAATGCTGCTCAAAGCTCCCAGGTTGATTGATTTTGACAACAAGAGAGCTTATTTTCGATCCAGGATCCGGCAGCAGCATGACCAACACCTCTCAGGACCTCTGCGTATTAGTGTTAGACGGGCATACATTTTAGAGGATTCGTATAATCAACTTCGAATGCGACCAAATCAAGATCTTAAGGGAAGGTTGAATGTTCATTTTCAAGGTGAAGAGGGTATTGATGCCGGTGGCTTGACTAGGGAATGGTATCAGTTATTATCAAGGGTCATCTTTGACAAAGGAGCTCTACTGTTCACTACAGTTGGAAATAATTCGACTTTTCAGCCAAATCCTAATTCTGTATATCAAACTGAACATCTCTCTTATTTCAGATTTATTGGCCGCGTG GTAGCCAAGGCACTCTTTGATGGACAATTGCTTGATGTATATTTTACTCGGTCCTTCTACAAGCATATCCTCGGCGTGAAGGTGACATATCATGATATTGAGGCTGTTGATCCtgattattataaaaatttgaaatggATGCTGGAG AATGATGTTAGTGACATACCTGATCTGACCTTTAGCATGGATGCAGATGAAGAAAAGCACATCCTGTATGAGAAAACAGAG GTTACCGATTATGAGCTCAAACCGGGGGGAAGGAATACCAGAGTGACAGAGGAGacgaagcatgaatatgtagaCCTCGTTGCTGATCATATCTTGACCAATGCCATCCGCCCCCAAATAAGTTCGTTCCTTGATGGTTTCAATGAATTAGTACCACGAGAGCTTATATCAATTTTCAATGATAAGGAGCTTGAATTATTAATTAGTGGTCTGCCAGAGATTGATT TGGCTGATCTGAAAGCGAATACGGAGTATACTGGTTACACATCAGCATCTAATGTTGTTCAGTGGTTCTGGGAGGTTGTTGAGGCATTCAACAAGGAAGATATGGCGAGATTACTCCAATTTGTAACAGGCACTTCGAAG GTTCCTTTGGAAGGGTTTAAGGCACTGCAAGGCATATCAGGTCCGCAGAAGTTTCAGATTCACAAAGCATATGGAGCTCCTGAGAGACTTCCATCTGCTCATACCTG CTTCAACCAACTGGACCTTCCGGAGTATTCCTCAAAGGAACAGCTTCAAGAACGTTTATTGCTGGCAATCCACGAGGCTAGCGAAGGATTTGGGTTTGGTTAA